TTCATGGCTCGGACGGGTTGTTGCTCTTCGGGGGCGCATCGTATCCAGCCGGGTTCTTTTTGGAAGCGAATTCGCCGGCGGCGCGAGCCGACCGCAGGCACCTCAAAGAACGTGCCCGGCGCGACCGAACGGACGGACGAACCGAGCCGGTCTCCTCACACGCAAGCCAAGCGAAGGCGCGGCCGGCGAAATGAACGACCTGCATTACTTCTTGATCGCGGCGTCGAACTGCCTGCGGGCCGCGAGATACTCCGGGTTCAGCGGTTCGGCCTTCAAGGCTTCGGTCAGGCACCGGTCGGCTTCGGCTCCGCTGCCGCGCTGGAGTTGGATGTGAAACTTCATGAACCAGGGGTAACCCCGTGCGAAGCCCTCGCGGATCATGTGGGAGAAAACCCTTTCAGCTTCATCAATCCTGCCGAGTCTCGTGAGCGCGAAGCCAAGATCGCGCCAGTAGTTCTCCCCGCTGCCCGGGCGGCGAGTCAGCTCGTTGAGCAGCCGGGCAGCGAGTTCGAATTCCCCGGCGACAAGCGAGGCGCGGGCGAGGGCGGTTTGCGCGAAGACGCTGTCTGGCGCGAATCCGAGCGCGCGCTGCGCCTCCGCCTTCACCGGGACGGAGGAGTCGGGCGTCACATTCGCGAACGTCCAATCGCCGGGCCAAAGATGGCGAAACTCGTGCTTGGCGACGACGGGCTGGTTCGTCGCGGTGCGCTCGAGGAACAGGAGCGCGGATTCATTGAACGCGACGAGCGCCCAGGCGGGGTCCGCCTTTAACGCCTTCGCGAGCCCAGGCATCTCGCCGGCGGTGACGATGGGCAGAAGCACGGCGTGGGTCTGGTGCTTTCGGAGCAACGCCCGCCACTCTGCACCCGCCATGAGCACGGGGTGATATTCGGACCGCCAGAATTCCGTCGGATACGCATCGCCACGGCCGTCAATGAAAGGCGGGAATCTCGGCCAGAGCCACCACAACATCGAGCCGCCGAAGCGCATCTCATTGAAGACGCGTTGAGGCGGAACCTCGGCCTCCATGAAGCGAAACACGCTCGCCGGATAAAATGCCGGGTGCAAGCCGACGCCGAACGGATGCGTGCGGTCCTGCGTCGCGACCAGCGCAAGCGCGAGCCACGCGGGCGCCAGCAGGGTCTTCTGCGCCCAGTGCAAGAATTCGCCGCGGACCGTCGCGAGCCGGTCGAGCATGAACGCCGCGTGCGGCGCTGCGACGATCAGGAAAACGAGCATCGAGCGCTGCGTCGCACACGCGAGATAGCCGAACGCCAGCGTGGGCACGAGGAATCGAAGCTTCACGCGCTGCCAGCTCACCAACTGCACAACTACGAGCGTGGCGACCGCGAGGTAGAACAGTTTCGAAGTCGCCCACGCTGGCGGGAGGTATTCCTGGATGACCGCCCGCCAAAAAGTGTCGAGAAACTGCTCGATCGGGACCAGCAGAACCCGGTAGCCGCTGGGATTGATGACCTGCGTGGCGATCACTGCGGCCGCGCCTGCCAGCGCGATGCCGACGGGCCGCACGAACAGTTCGCGGAACTCGACCCGGGGCCGGTTGCGCCGCCCGCGCCAGATCCACTCGATCCATTCGGCCGCGCTCCAGCAGCAGAGCAGCACGAAGCCGTAGATGTAGCCCGCGTGCGTGTTTCCCCAGAACGCCATCAGCAGCGGCACGCCGATCCATTGCCACGCGCGCTCGCGCTCCTTCCGCGCGTCAACGAGCAGCAACAGTGCGAACAACAGCGCGGTCACAAGGTCGGGCCGCTCGAAGAACCGCACGCGGGCGATGAACACAATCACCGTCATCACCCAGAACGGCCACAAGGATCCGGGCCCCGCCTCGCGCCGCGCCGCCGCGAGCGCAACCAGCATGATCGCCGTTGCAAGGAGCGCCTTGAAGGTGATCAGCGCCCCGAGCCCGCCTTGCGACCACACGATGGAATACATGGTCGCAGGCCACCACTGCTGCAACGTCCACGGTGCATCCGGAATGGCGAAGGAAAACGTGTTGCGATCGGGAATCCGCCCCGTCGCGAGGATGTGCTCGCCCGTGCGGATGTGGTAGCCGACGTCGGCATCCGAAACGTGGAAGAACGCGCACGTGAACGTGAACAGCGCGAACGCAAACCACAGCAGCCG
This region of Verrucomicrobiota bacterium genomic DNA includes:
- a CDS encoding tetratricopeptide repeat protein, whose translation is MPTQGLNTPPPDARTTRLLWFAFALFTFTCAFFHVSDADVGYHIRTGEHILATGRIPDRNTFSFAIPDAPWTLQQWWPATMYSIVWSQGGLGALITFKALLATAIMLVALAAARREAGPGSLWPFWVMTVIVFIARVRFFERPDLVTALLFALLLLVDARKERERAWQWIGVPLLMAFWGNTHAGYIYGFVLLCCWSAAEWIEWIWRGRRNRPRVEFRELFVRPVGIALAGAAAVIATQVINPSGYRVLLVPIEQFLDTFWRAVIQEYLPPAWATSKLFYLAVATLVVVQLVSWQRVKLRFLVPTLAFGYLACATQRSMLVFLIVAAPHAAFMLDRLATVRGEFLHWAQKTLLAPAWLALALVATQDRTHPFGVGLHPAFYPASVFRFMEAEVPPQRVFNEMRFGGSMLWWLWPRFPPFIDGRGDAYPTEFWRSEYHPVLMAGAEWRALLRKHQTHAVLLPIVTAGEMPGLAKALKADPAWALVAFNESALLFLERTATNQPVVAKHEFRHLWPGDWTFANVTPDSSVPVKAEAQRALGFAPDSVFAQTALARASLVAGEFELAARLLNELTRRPGSGENYWRDLGFALTRLGRIDEAERVFSHMIREGFARGYPWFMKFHIQLQRGSGAEADRCLTEALKAEPLNPEYLAARRQFDAAIKK